The Nicotiana tabacum cultivar K326 chromosome 1, ASM71507v2, whole genome shotgun sequence genome segment CCAAAATTGTAGTAAAATTTAATAGAAAACATTCCCTAAATTTAAGCTTAAGCAAATTGACTACAATCAAATTTTCCTAAAATATCTCTACATCCCTAAAATTAAGCCTAACTAAATCTACCCCAACTCAAATGCAgccattcaaaaaaaaaaaaaaaaggagtcaaatataacAAAAGTATGAAATCTGTTATAGCATATTTATCTTAtactattatattatatttgtataatctatacaatatactatataatgtatatatgaatatatacTATATAGTATATTCATTGTATACTAATATATGAGTATTTAAgtatattaatttattatattattcgAGGTATATTTATTTCTTGTATAGAAGAAACACAGTATATtctatacaatatatatatatatatatatatatatatatatatatatatgcacatatataatatatttattaaaactAATAATAtatgcacacacacacatatatgcacatatatatatctTTGTTATACTATATCCACCGTATgctaaatatttaataattaatatacCATTGATTATTAATATAATATATGGCTATTGATTTTGAGTATActaatatattatatttattaaaaatatatgtaatatagttctttacaaataataatggtatataaaatataatattagaAAGTTAGTGGTCTACACGGATTAGGTGAGAGAGAACTGTGAGATTATTTTGAATTTAAGGGATTATGTGTTAGTTGGCATAATCCCTATTTTCAAGTCCCATAATGAGATATTTTAGGCATATTAAAAGCTGTATCTAATTTAATTATAAAGTTAAAAAATTGTACCAAattgtatataaagtaattttttaaaagtGGTTGTATTTCTTATAAATAACTCTTTCGATCGTTGTATTCAAGgtaaatttctcaaaaattattgttatttttttgaattaatacataaaaaataacataaaaattttatcaagatttttcaaacaaaaaaaattaataatttgaaTCTTTTAAACTTATGGGAATGAAAAAGTTTGCCTTATAGCTCTTAAAAATTTGTTAAGCGATAATACAAAATCTAGAAATGACTATAAAATGACCAAccttaatattttataataaaataaaatatataaataatatatatgaaaTTATTATTTGTTCGAATAACTGAAAAAAGAATAACGGTAGTTCGTTTACAATGGCGTTTGTCTAAAGTTAAGTATGTTTCCGTTCTTTGGTTAACGAAGCAAATTTCAACCTATGCTAAAACTTAAGTTGTCTTTGCCTTAGAAAAGGAAATGGTTTGTTTTGATTCTTAAATGTTTATAGTATAGGTGAGTCGTAATTACTAAATATTAGGACTAATTAATTACGTAAagtttaaataaagaaatatttaatatgcaaaattctaattgatttcaaagtcctaaaatttaagaaaataataaaatgactaaTTTGTCTAatgtaaaattaaaattttaaaggataaaaaaggcgaacaatatttcgctaagtgccttcgtgcttttaatataatatagatttttAAAGTTTTAATCACTTTAAGCTCAAAtaaataaactttaaaataataagaaaaatattctcCAAAAAGGAGCTTTCATTTTACTTTGTTTAGTTTTGATCCTTGTAAATTCTAACCCTAAAGCTTAAAGTTGGAAAAATGAGATATTTAGAGAAGAAAAACATGTttttaaatagttttgttttactcttcttttttcttattaaaaTGATCACTACATTCTATGTTATTCATACCTTATCAATCTTAGTATCTTTAAATTATTGGACATGACGTGTTTATTCTATATCATAcagattttattttactttttattctATATTACATTCatactcattttaatattttttatttgcttacttttttatatatattaaaccCCTCCCAATTTAGGAGGATTATTACATAGAGTTGGTTTAACTGTTGTATCTTACCTTTTGTTTTACATTAAATTTATAAACttctcttttacatttttttgGCTGTAGTATATTACTTTTTTTGTTTTACATTAGATTCATTAACTCACTATTACATTTTTGTTGGTTAAATTATTATGTAAAACTGGTTCTTTGGGATATTATCTATTTTAGCTTTATATGTTTTATTCACCGTCTACTTACGTGCTAGCTATAGCGTACTACtacttattttatttaacttttgtattttatagaaTTCTTACAACTTTGCATGTCCTATGATCCAACCCCCGAAAAAACCAaggaagaaaaatattaaaaagaacTATAATTCATGTAATAGGCCATAGCTGCAATAAAAGAGATATGTGTTAAAAGTTTAGGTGAGACCCACGCTTTATTATACCTTTGAGAACTACGCAATACTTGTGGAATGGGAAGTTTGATGGGCCCATATTTCGTACTACAAAATTGTAGCCGAAACACTGAAAAGGCAATGATAGCCTTGTGAATGTCAGGCAAGCATGTGAACCTAGAAAAGTATTTTTACTTTTACTACTATTAATAAGAGGGAATGTGACGAGCTTCCGGTTAGGAAATAGACCAAAATAAGTTGGTTTTTTTGTCAAATCACTTTCACCGGAAGCTCCTCACATTTCCTctagtaaaaataatttaagaaaaatgataAGAAGAGTACACCAAATTGACAGCTGTAGTTTAAAGGGTAAAATTGTAAGTTCACGAGGCTAAACTGGAAGAACAGAAAGAACTGGATAAGAGTAACACTGCTGCTCCTCTTCACTGCCAAACGTTCCGGCGAGATGACAATTACCATCTATACTCCTGCGCATGTTAGCACCAGCAGCTTAAATTTCCGCATCCTCCGTTCTCCGCCGCGGCGAACCTTTTCGCCTGCGAGATGTCACCGCAATTTTAGCTTGAGTTGCGCTTTACTCCCGGAGAAAAGGCGGGAAAGCAGACGATCGGTCACTGTAGCCCTCGGAATCTTGCTTCAATGGCTCTTAGTACCTAAAGGTGATCCCTCTCATTCTATCAGTGTTAACGTGTGCCTCCGCCAGTGCAATGCGCTAGTAATTACATTCGTAATTCTCAAGTTATGTATAAGTCCGCGTTTGCCTGCATTAGATTGTTATAGAAGTGACATCGAGGTTGATATTGCTACTATAGTAGATGCAAGCATGAAATCATCATTGATGAACTGTAATCGTTGCTCTGTGTGTgtgcatatttatttatttattgattttcatttttgaattttgttttggtTTGCAGATGCAGGAGCAAGCCCCTTTGACAAGTATGTTAAAAGGTGAGCACACAAGTTGTTGAATTTTGGAATTGATTGCATATATAATGTTTATGTTAGTTGATGAAAAAATGATTATTTGCATGAGATTGAGTTTAAATAGAGTAGTCAGtgagtgaggattcatatagccgatccGACTTGTTTAGGACTGAGGCTtacttcttgttgttgttgatgatcaaAAGATGGCTAATTTTCAAAGGTGGATCCAGCTTATAAGCAGTAAAATGCATACACCCACTGACTCAAGGTACATATCTTATATGGAAAGTTTAGAAGAAAAATTATAAAGAGGTGGACCCAGTGCATTTAAATCACAGATCCGCCTAGCGCCTATACTATGGTAGCGTTCCTATAGCATGTAAGTTGTGCGTGCTATTAAACTGTATCAAGTGGCAGAGTTAGGCTTGATTGCCACATCTGTGTAATTGAATGGGACAGAAACTGTCATATTCTAGCTCCATTAAGATAATATGTTTCTCTTTTGATAACAATAAATTTGATGATGTATCTAATGACTTGAGTTGCACttagatttatttttttttggttggtGAATCAGTAGTTTGCACTTAGAAAAAATTTAgtgaaaatcaaaaaagaaaagagaaaattttCTAGTATGATAATGAAAGAGGCGAACGTTGATAGTGATTTTGTTTTCCAATTAGCCCGCCAATTTGAATGAAGTTACATCATTTCTTATTCAAACGCCTCTCTCATTCTCGggtcaaattttcaaattttgtgCAATCTGCTTTTTGAAGTTGGCAACACTAATTTCTCCTAGTGATGTTGACTTTCAAAATGCCGAAAGTTATGGGTGTTCGTAAGCTCTGTTTTCTACTTCCGATGATGAAACTTGTTTTTAGGGCTAAATTTCGACCCAGCTCAGAAAAAGCAGCTTCCATGctttgcttttatttcataagcGAATTACAGGATTGCCAACTTTGTGTTTTCACGACTACTGGTATTTATGTCGATACTTAAGATCAAATAGTTTGTATAACTCGGTGGTATCAGGAGCTTGGGTTCCAGATGGCTCCACCATCTTCATTAACTTCCAACACCTGTGTAACTAGCTTCCACATCTGTCAACCTGCTTTATTTAGCTACGGTGACCGGTGGAATTAACTTATGCTTGAGTTATTGCCTTTGTGCTTTCAATTAGTTTTGTAAGCCTGTGATAGTTTGTGATTTCAGTTAATCTGGAATTGATCGTTGTGCTCATGTTATTATCAAAAATTTCGATTTGATAACTAGGAAAAAGCTTGATCCGCTGGAGACTTATATACCAGCTGTGCTGTTGGCGGGGGTGCAGATTAAGGAATTAGGTGACACTTGTTTCTCGctgtcactatttttgtttcCTAGCATGTAAAGCTTAGTAAATGTCTATAGTTCATGCTGTGATCCACCGTGTTTATTTAGCCTGAATATTTCAGTGATTTTTCATGCAGTACATAGAAATATTGGAATTAAACGATTCGTCTTCAAAAGTTTGTGCCACTGGTTGCAAATCAATTGCTATCTTCCaatacacccccccccccccccaaaaaaaaaaaaaaaaaaacaaaaaataacgcAAAAGCCAAAAACGATAGCCATCCTCTAACATTGATCCAATTGGATCATGAGCACCTTATGAATCAGAGTGAATGCTGTTTCTATGAACCTCACCAAGTCATCGCCAGCAATCAGCTCTTATCCCTTGGTGTCAAAGGGCGAGTTCCTTTCTTGTCTTGCCCAAAAACTTTCTTTATTCTCATTGGAGAAAGACTCTCCCGCGGCAAAGTTAACCTTCTAATTTCTCTTGTTAAAAAAAAGTTTGAAACACCATGCTCTAGAGTTTGACTGCCTCAAATTCTGGAAATAATTGATGGTCTCTGTATGTGAACATGATCGCTAAAACATTTAACAGGTCAGTTTCTTTTATAATCTCTCCTCCTCTTTCCTAATGACTTAAATCGGCGATAGAGGTCTATCCATCAAGGAGTACTGATTAAAAAAATCTGTCATTGAACTATCCACTTATATATGAAGAGAATGCTCTCAACTTTGGTGGCATGTCAGTATAACCTTCCATCTGATAGTAGCTTATATAAACTATCCTAAGATATTCTCTTACAAGTCTTCCTCATTTTCTGCTCCAAACTAAGTGGGAAGAGCACTCGTCTCTCTTCCTTAGTTTCAAGAATATTACACCATTCCTATTCCTTCCTGAAATCTCCTCGTTGCTTCTGGAGATTTCAAAATGAAACTCTTCAGGAATGGGTGTTTTCCATCTCGCACACTCATTTCAACACGGTTCCACTGTTGAACTTGCTGATATGCGGAGACCCATAATTCTGTGTTCTTGCAAGGTTTCACATTCTACTGACTTCTATAAAATTGGAGTATGGTTAtactttgaatttttttattgcAAGATTTCACAGCATGATTACAtgatttttttggcattttatagagAAATCTTTGGAGGTTGATCAACCTAAATATGGCGATTGCCGGAATATATTGCGTTCTGGTCCTGCATCATCTCTTCGTGTCAATATTCGAGCAGTAAGTAAATGTTTTCCCACGCCCCATCTCAACTCAATGAATGTCATTTTCTAATGGTTGATAATTATCAGTTTCTGTACAGCTTCTGCCAAAATTGGTAATTTATGAAGTTGAATTTGTTGATATAGACTTATGAATGCTCCACTCTGGTGTTGGAGCACACTATAACTCCTAAGCATGAGAATTATTATTGTACCAGTTGCGTTGTATGATATTTGTTGATAAAAGGGAAGTAAAGTAAAAGGGAAATTAAGAAGAaaagagtaaagaattacactgCTGTCACAAAGTTGTCATTTTTAGCTTTTTGAGTGTCAACTGCATTAAGACTTTGACCAAGATCTTTTAACAATTTGTAAACATTTTGAGACAATTTTTTATCTTGCAGTATGTTTCATGTAATTTGTAAATATCCGACTATTACTTTCAAATCATGAATTTAAATATTTGTCAACTTGACGCTCATAAGCTTTTGCGGTGGAGAGGAACAAGAAAAGAtttgaagaaaagaaagcaagaacTTCTTCATTGGCCTATGACTCCTCTGCTATGCCATTTCTTCAGCAGCGTGCTAGTATGAACATTGAGTATTTAACTAAGCTACACAAGTCCAAGCTAAATATCGAAATTAGAGAATCGGTTAACAACAGAAGACCATGCAAGTAGCATTGCTTTGACAGGCTATCATCTGTCTATCAAAGTAAGGCAAAAATATCCAAAATGCTCAAATTTTTGTTACCAAGGAAAGAAAAAGTCTAGTTACATAAACAATAAAGAAACTCCAGTTCTTTAAATAAATCTCGTTGATGGTTTGAAAATGGCAGTGCACTGAAGTTAGATTCACATGTTCGACTAATTCTAGGCAATGGCGTttcttgttcttttctttttctttagctATTTGGTTTGTGGCaatttttcttatttcatctAGACAGAGAAATACCAAAGACTTCTTCTAACTACAAAAAGATGATCATATCtgggaaaaactctcttatattttccttcaattataGGTAGCACAATATGCATCCGATGATGGAAATGGTGAATCAGCTTCCAATGATGTTGATCAGTGTCTGAGGTACTACTTCAAATATTTTAACTGTCAACCTGAACGATCCTGTTTAAATACAATGTAAGGCAGTGATAATAATAGTTTTGCAGTTCAAATTTGTTATTAACTTCATGCACAGGATGATCAGACTATCAGGTAGAAGATgtaagaaaattttaaaattttcttggaATACTGATGATTTCACTAGGTCTTTCTCCCAGAAAGAGCTACTTAATTGATTCTTGATCCCTTTAAGGTTGATTTATGGTAATGACTAATGACATTTGATTGTTCAATCGCAATGTTTTTCCTGTAAGCTTCATGACTTTGTTTTTTTCTTAAGCAAGGTTGGCTGTAAAGTTCATGCCACGAATGTGCAGATATTGTAATTCCAAGCAAACTGCCAAGGGAGATGGAACACCTTCAAATTTATGACTAGAGGAACATGCTTTTAATATATCCTTGTACCTCGCTAAACAAAAAGGACCAATGTTAACCAACATGCAAAGTGGACCATCATATTACATGTAACGTTGTGTTTTCGCTCTCACTTGTAGTTACTATTGCTTCTATTCTTTCTTGCAGCGCATTGGAAGGACTTGACTCGTTGCTTTTGCGTGCATCAAGAAATGATCCAGGGGCCTCAATTGACTCGATGAAGGCAAAAATTACTACTGCTCTAAATGCATTGGACAGGTCAAAgttcttcttttatttgtttctttctgCCTTGGTGATAATCGATTGTTCAACGGCGTCTCAATTCCAAATGAATTAGATTGGTTGTACATATATGTTTTCTCTATAGCCATTTTACTCTA includes the following:
- the LOC107805847 gene encoding uncharacterized protein LOC107805847; the encoded protein is MTITIYTPAHVSTSSLNFRILRSPPRRTFSPARCHRNFSLSCALLPEKRRESRRSVTVALGILLQWLLVPKDAGASPFDKYVKRKKLDPLETYIPAVLLAGVQIKELEKSLEVDQPKYGDCRNILRSGPASSLRVNIRAVAQYASDDGNGESASNDVDQCLSALEGLDSLLLRASRNDPGASIDSMKAKITTALNALDSLLKTVPADMLDKGKIVADSYLFADEEDVTPEKLDPNLKQLESIL